The DNA window AATCGCCGCAGCGAAATCACGGCACATTTGCTCGTCGCCGTTAGCGTTATCGGCCAACACCGCATCACCATCCACAACGCGAATATGCGCCGCCAGATCAAAGTCGGCCGGCGGTTGCGGCCGCTGCGCCGCGGCGGCAATCGCCTGCTGCGCATCATGCCAGGCCTGCTCTACCGTTTGGTTACAGGCTTCGGCCAGGTAATCCGGATTAAAGCCTTCGCCGGTCAGGCTGCGCAGCGTATCGTCATGGCTGACGCTGTTGCCCGGTAACCAGTAATGCCGGGCCAGATCGGGGCCAATCGCCGGGTTATCGGTCAGGTAACCGTCACGTTGAAGGAAGAACTGCCGGGTTTGCTCTACCGCCATCAGCGCCAACAGATACCCCTGATAGGAACAGGCGGATTCCAGCGACAACAGGTGCGGGATCGCCAGCGTCGGGCGCGGGCTGCCGCTGATGCCCAAAATCTTCTGCTCGATATCACGCGCCAGTTGGCTAATCGCCGCCGGCGTGCGCTGCTCATCGTCCCACTGGTAAAGCGCCCATTCAAAATACGGCACCAGCAGAATATGGCGTTCGTTAAACGCGCGCATCGGTTGGCGGGCGGCAATGCTGGCCTTGATCAGTGCATCCGGCACCGGCTCATCGGCGGCGTTTTTCGCATAGCGCTTCAGCCAGTCGGCATCATCCAACAGGCTATCGCAGAACATCGACTGGGTTTCGGCATAGGCCATAGAGGTCGGCGGGAACTCCTGGGAGAAACACGGCGCATTCTGGCAAATGTTAGCAAAGTGCGCCGCGTGCCCGCCCTCATGGAACAAGGTGTTCAAGCCATTGGCGCCGCTGCCCACCTGCCCCGGCTGCGCCAGGCTAGTGAAATTGATCTGCGCCGGCTGCCATTTGCCCTGCTGGATAAACGCCGGCACCGGGCTGTGCATAAAGCCATTTTCATATTTGCCTTTGCGCACCAACAGATCGAGGTTCAACTGCGCGCCGCGAAAGCCAATATGCAGCCGCTTGAAGCTGTTCACCCAGCGCGCCAGCGACTGTGCAAACGGGAAGTAGGGATCGAGCTGGCGCGTCACGTCGCCGGCGCTGGCAAAGCGCAGGTTCCATGGCGCCAGCGCCTGCTCACCCTTGCTGGCGGCCAGTTGCTGCAGGCTGCGCGCATTGGCAGCGCGCGTTTGCTGTTCGAAGCGATCCAAAATAGCGAACAGTTGCTCCGGCGACATCCGCTCGGTTTTATTCACCTTGTAATCAAAATAGTTGCGGTAACCCAGTTGGCGGGCAAAGCGGTTACGCAAGCCGATCAGTTCCGGCAGGCCGTTATGCAGCAGCCATTGCTCCAGATCGCGCAGTGCGGTTTGCGAACTGCGCCGATATTCTTCATTTTCGTTGGTAGCCTGATTGGTGAGCAGCTCGCCGAGAGAAGCCGGTACTCGCTCCCCCTTGGCGTTCAGGTGCTCCACCGGGTAGTCTTTACGGCGGTTATACAGATCGGCTTCAGCGGCGATGATTTGGTCCAGCAGCGCCTGCGCCTGTGGATCTTCAATCGCGTTACAGTCAAAAAAGCGCAGCCAACCGTTCAGGCCGTGCAACAGCGCCTCTTTTTCCGGGCTGTTGGGCTGGGCTTCAAGCCCGGCCAGCATTTGGCGAATCTCCGGCAGGCGGCGCGGCTCGGCGATAAAACGTTTATAGGCGCTTTCCGCCGCGGCAAAGCGTGCCGACACATCCTTACCGCCGGTGCCCATATAGTTTTGCCAGAATAATTCTTCTTTGTTGCGGTGAACGTTGAGGTAATCCTGGTTCAATTGATTGAAATACTCGAGAGCCTGTTGCATAACCATCCTCTAAGAAAATACGCCGGTTTTTTCAGTATACATACCCAAAATAATTCGAGTTGCAGGACAAAAACGCAAAAGCGTTTTTGAACAGCGCTAGCGCTGGCCCCGAAGGGGTGAGCGACAAATCTGCCGGGAGCAGATTTGAACGCTGCTGGCAGCGGCCCCATCGGGGCGAGGCCCAGGGATGGGCCGAGTAATAAAGCCAACACACCTGCAGCTTGAAGTATGAAGGGTATACCCAATAAATTCCGCGTTGCACGATGAATTAACATATCGCGAATTCAGGGCTATGGCAGGCAGACGTCGCACAAACGCGCCAGCCCGTCCTCCAGCGTCGCCGCCACGCCGGCCGCGACCAGGCAACAGGCGATTTGGCGCTGGATCGCCGGCGGGATGGGCACGTCCCCGGCCAGGCAGCGCTCCGTCCAGCGCGCCGTGCTTAGCGCATCCTTCTCCGCCGGCAGTTGCGCAATTTCATCTTGCGGCGGCCGTTCCATCAGCACCCGCTGCTCACCGCCAACGATGTAATGGATCTGCGGGCAACGCTGCGGGTTAGCGTAGGCTTCGCCTTCCGTGCCGTGCATCAGTAACCCACGCCCGCCAATCTGGCGGAAGAACGAACCGACGCGCTCCACATATTCCGGGTGGGAAACGCTGGCGATGCGCAGCACATCGGCGGCGCCAAACGGCGTGGCCAGTTTGGCCAGCGTATGCGCACTGTTGCGCACCCCCATACGCCAGCGCAGGCCGAGCTGGCGTTCCAAAGGCGCAGACAGTGCGCTCACCGGGATAAATAC is part of the Gibbsiella quercinecans genome and encodes:
- a CDS encoding M3 family metallopeptidase, giving the protein MQQALEYFNQLNQDYLNVHRNKEELFWQNYMGTGGKDVSARFAAAESAYKRFIAEPRRLPEIRQMLAGLEAQPNSPEKEALLHGLNGWLRFFDCNAIEDPQAQALLDQIIAAEADLYNRRKDYPVEHLNAKGERVPASLGELLTNQATNENEEYRRSSQTALRDLEQWLLHNGLPELIGLRNRFARQLGYRNYFDYKVNKTERMSPEQLFAILDRFEQQTRAANARSLQQLAASKGEQALAPWNLRFASAGDVTRQLDPYFPFAQSLARWVNSFKRLHIGFRGAQLNLDLLVRKGKYENGFMHSPVPAFIQQGKWQPAQINFTSLAQPGQVGSGANGLNTLFHEGGHAAHFANICQNAPCFSQEFPPTSMAYAETQSMFCDSLLDDADWLKRYAKNAADEPVPDALIKASIAARQPMRAFNERHILLVPYFEWALYQWDDEQRTPAAISQLARDIEQKILGISGSPRPTLAIPHLLSLESACSYQGYLLALMAVEQTRQFFLQRDGYLTDNPAIGPDLARHYWLPGNSVSHDDTLRSLTGEGFNPDYLAEACNQTVEQAWHDAQQAIAAAAQRPQPPADFDLAAHIRVVDGDAVLADNANGDEQMCRDFAAAIEARL
- the ybiB gene encoding DNA-binding protein YbiB yields the protein MDYTKIIKEIGRGKNHARDLDQETAFQLYQAILAGDVPPLELGGVLIALRIKGEAETEMLGFYHAMQQQVMQLSLPQGKPMPVVLPSYNGARRQANLTPLLALLLAKVGLPVVVHGVIDDRTRVTSAEIFRALGIPWSEDAAHAQQRLEAGEPVFIPVSALSAPLERQLGLRWRMGVRNSAHTLAKLATPFGAADVLRIASVSHPEYVERVGSFFRQIGGRGLLMHGTEGEAYANPQRCPQIHYIVGGEQRVLMERPPQDEIAQLPAEKDALSTARWTERCLAGDVPIPPAIQRQIACCLVAAGVAATLEDGLARLCDVCLP